One part of the Dioscorea cayenensis subsp. rotundata cultivar TDr96_F1 chromosome 2, TDr96_F1_v2_PseudoChromosome.rev07_lg8_w22 25.fasta, whole genome shotgun sequence genome encodes these proteins:
- the LOC120269100 gene encoding enoyl-CoA hydratase 2, peroxisomal-like, which produces MNRSTFYLRGAGGFSKSSKPYEYANYSPNQSSVKIPDCKPSFVYEDITKQSQALIYRQCGDYNPLYSDPRVAKKAGFPHPILHGLCTLGFAVRAVTMFCCNGEPTLVKRIFGQFLSSVYSGEILITEMWITGTKVIYQTKVKGENAHKVVLSGYVILKDIR; this is translated from the exons ATGAACAG GAGTACATTTTACTTGCGCGGTGCTGGTGGTTTCTCCAAGTCATCTAAACCATATGAATATGCTAACTATTCTCCCAACCAAAGTTCTGTCAAGATCCCAGATTGTAAACCTTCCTTTGTTTACGAGGACATTACCAAACAGTCCCAG GCGCTTATTTACCGTCAGTGTGGTGACTATAACCCATTATATTCAGATCCAAGGGTAGCAAAGAAAGCTGG GTTTCCCCATCCAATTCTTCATGGCCTGTGCACCCTTGGGTTTGCAGTTAGAGCTGTCACCATGTTCTGCTGCAATGGAGAACCAACTTTGGTGAAAAGAATTTTTGGCCAATTCCTTAGTTCTGTG tatTCAGGAGAGATTTTAATCACCGAAATGTGGATCACAGGCACAAA GGTGATATATCAGACAAAGGTGAAAGGAGAAAACGCTCACAAGGTAGTGCTGTCCGGGTATGTAATTCTCAAGGATATTCGTTGA
- the LOC120269110 gene encoding enoyl-CoA hydratase 2, peroxisomal-like, giving the protein MAMTKPIDPELARSFKFSKDVFSYNDRHVAQYALAIGACGKDAVDEKELKYVYHPDGQTFIEVLPTFAATLPYRNTQALKVVSGLRFDPNLVLYGQQFLEINKPLPSNLSYPK; this is encoded by the exons ATGGCGATGACCAAGCCCATCGATCCAGAGCTTGCACGCTCCTTCAAATTCTCCAAG GATGTTTTCTCTTACAATGACAG GCATGTGGCTCAGTATGCTCTTGCGATCGGAGCTTGCGGTAAAGATGCTGTGGATGAGAAGGAGCTCAA GTATGTGTACCATCCGGATGGACAGACCTTCATTGAG GTTCTGCCTACTTTTGCTGCTACTTTGCCGTATCGAAATACGCAAGCTCTTAAAGTAGTGTCCGGCTTGCG TTTTGATCCAAATCTGGTGCTTTATGGTCAACAATTCTTGGAAATCAACAAGCCTTTGCCTTCTAATTTGTCGT ATCCAAAATGA